One Mercurialis annua linkage group LG3, ddMerAnnu1.2, whole genome shotgun sequence DNA window includes the following coding sequences:
- the LOC126672026 gene encoding F-box/kelch-repeat protein At1g74510-like, protein MLEGSCIASKESPASCEQESQRTFSTSYVVELSGKRRIEDEDVESRKAARLLDANDSQQEMEGLLEVLPSLQIDQSDKENQAEALTDISVMQSDHPGQSGLSALQTDQTERLLVRLVLQSDHPVQQQVAGFSDLSVVQTDQPYTQQQENGPQEFSIMQANQADCQDQEDEKADSSSLINPLGRELSISCLLHCSRSDYGNIASLNKSFLSLIRSGLLYKLRRSMGFVEDWVYFSCNLLEWEAFDPIRCRWMHLPRMNANECFMCSDKESLAVGTQLLVFGKEIESHVIYKYSILSNMWTSGMKMNAPRCLFGSASLGEIAILAGGCDPAGKILSSAELYNSETGTWSTIPSMHKARKMCSGVFMDGKFYVIGGRGIGNTNMLTCAEVYDLATKTWRVIPDMLPARNGGTRGNETPAAAEAPPLVAVVNNELYAADYAQKEVRKYDKEKNAWNTLGGLPEDAVSMNGWGLAFRACGDRLIVIGGPRALGGGMIELNSWVPSEGPPKWNLLAKKQSGSFVYNCAVMGC, encoded by the coding sequence ATGTTAGAGGGATCTTGTATCGCCTCAAAGGAATCACCAGCATCATGTGAGCAAGAGAGCCAGCGGACTTTCAGCACTTCCTATGTTGTTGAGTTGTCTGGCAAGCGCCGGATTGAAGATGAAGATGTCGAATCAAGAAAAGCTGCTAGGCTACTCGACGCAAACGACAGTCAACAAGAGATGGAGGGTCTTCTAGAGGTTCTCCCTTCATTGCAAATTGATCAATCAGATAAGGAGAACCAAGCAGAGGCTCTGACTGATATTTCTGTTATGCAATCTGATCATCCAGGTCAGAGTGGCCTTTCAGCATTGCAAACTGATCAAACAGAACGTCTGCTTGTTCGTTTGGTTTTGCAATCTGATCACCCGGTGCAGCAGCAAGTGGCAGGTTTCAGTGACCTTTCTGTTGTGCAAACTGATCAGCCCTATACGCAGCAGCAAGAAAATGGTCCACAGGAGTTCTCTAttatgcaagctaatcaggcaGATTGTCAGGATCAAGAGGACGAAAAGGCAGATTCAAGTTCACTTATTAATCCACTAGGTCGAGAACTGTCAATAAGCTGTCTCCTCCATTGTTCTAGGTCTGACTATGGAAACATTGCTTCACTAAACAAAAGTTTCCTGTCCTTGATTCGGAGTGGTCTGCTGTATAAGCTGAGGAGGAGTATGGGTTTTGTCGAAGATTGGGTTTACTTCTCTTGCAACCTTCTAGAATGGGAGGCCTTCGATCCTATTCGCTGCCGATGGATGCATTTGCCAAGAATGAATGCAAATGAATGCTTTATGTGTTCGGACAAGGAATCACTGGCTGTAGGGACACAACTTCTTGTTTTTGGAAAGGAGATAGAGTCTCATGTTATTTACAAATATAGCATTTTATCAAACATGTGGACATCTGGCATGAAGATGAATGCACCTCGATGCTTGTTTGGGTCTGCCAGTTTGGGCGAAATTGCAATTCTAGCTGGCGGTTGTGACCCAGCTGGGAAAATTTTGAGCTCAGCAGAACTTTATAATTCGGAAACTGGCACATGGAGTACCATACCAAGCATGCATAAAGCTAGGAAAATGTGTTCTGGGGTATTTATGGATGGAAAATTTTATGTTATCGGCGGTCGCGGGATAGGTAATACAAATATGCTTACCTGTGCGGAGGTGTATGATTTAGCAACAAAAACGTGGCGCGTGATACCTGATATGCTCCCTGCACGAAATGGAGGGACCAGAGGAAATGAAACACCTGCTGCAGCTGAGGCACCTCCTTTAGTCGCTGTTGTAAATAATGAGCTTTATGCTGCTGACTATGCACAAAAGGAGGTGAGAAAATATGACAAAGAGAAAAATGCGTGGAACACACTGGGTGGTTTGCCGGAGGATGCAGTTTCGATGAACGGTTGGGGGCTGGCTTTTAGAGCATGTGGTGACCGGCTAATTGTTATAGGCGGTCCTAGGGCTTTAGGTGGGGGCATGATTGAGCTTAATTCTTGGGTTCCAAGCGAAGGGCCCCCAAAATGGAATCTGCTTGCAAAGAAACAATCGGGCAGCTTCGTCTACAATTGTGCTGTGATGGGATGCTGA